CGAGCTCGGCGGGGTCGTGGGCGAGGTGCTGCTCGAGCCGACGCGCCTCTACACGGCGCCGCTGCTGCGCGTCATCGACGAGCTGCCGGGGGCCATCCACGCCCTCAGCCACGTGACGGGCGGCGGCATCGCCGCGAACCTTGCGCGCGTGCTGCCGAAGGGCGCGTGGGTCGAGCTCGACCGCTCGACGTGGAGCCCGCATCCGGTGTTCCGCACGCTCGCCTCGTGGGGCGGCCTGTCGCTCGGCGAGACCGAGTCGACGTGGAATCTCGGCGTCGGCTTCTTCGCGGTCGTGTCGGCGGATGCCGCGAGCTCGGTCGTGCGCGCGCTCGAGAACGCGGGCCTGCCGGCGTGGGTCGCCGGGCGCGTGTCGACGGCAGCCCACGACCTCTCGGGTTTCGAGCAGGGTGCGAAGGGTGTCGACGGCGGCGCCGTGCGCCTCGTCTCCGAGTTCGCGCCCTGACCTCGTCCGCGAGAGTACGTACTTTTCGGCGGGATAGCCCCGCGCGCACGGAAAAGTGCGTACTTTCGCGGATGCGGGCCGCAGGCGCGCGGGGAGGCGGGCGCTTGAGCGCCAGAGATCAGCCGATCAGGCGGTCTTGATGTCGTCCTCGTCGAGGTCGTCGTCCTCGTCGTCGCCGTAGGCGTACTCGGGCCACTTCTCGAGGTCCTCCTCGAGACGGGGGTTGCCGGCGAGCTCGCGCTGGAGCGAGTCGTAGTTGGTGTCCGGGCTGAAGTACTTCAGCTCCCGAGCGACCTTGGTGTGCTTTGCCTTCTGACGGCCGCGCCCCATGCGTGACCCCCTCGTTTCAGAGCTGAGATGAATGACGGAAAAACTCCGGGGAGTCTACCACGCGCGCCCCGTTCCGCCCGGGCTGGGCGCCGGATGCATCAGCCGTCGGCTGCGCGCCGCGCGGCCTTCTTCTTCCGGGCCTCCGCGACCTTCGCCGCGGCGGCCTTCGCGGCGGCCGTCGCCTTCGCGTTGACCCTCTTGGCGCCCTCGAACTCGGTGCCGAGCATCGCGAGTCCGCCGAGCGCCACGAGCGCGCCGGGGCCGGGCAGCGGCATGAGCACGACCCCGAGGGCGACGGTCGCCCCGCCCGTCACGCCGACGGCCGTGCGGTAGGCCTTGTCGGCCCGCGGGTTGCGGCGGATGCCCTCCCGCGCACCCCTCGCGGCCTTGCCCGCGGCGCGCTTGCCGCTCGCGAGGGCCGAGCCGACCATCCGTCCCGCGGCGGCGGCCGGGGATGCGGGGGCGCCCTCGAGGTCGTCGGGTTCGGGCGTCATGGACATGCCGAAAGGGTAGGGCGGGAGGCTGAAGATCGCCTGCCCTTTCACGCGCGATGCCGGGTAACGTGAGGCGGGTGACCGAGCGCCCGACCGACACCTCCGTCGTGATCGTGGGCGCCGGCCAGGCGGGCCTCTCGGTGGCCTACTACCTGCGCAAGCTCGGCCTCGACGCGGGCAACGACTTCGTCGTGCTCGACCGCGGCCCGGGGCCGGGTGGCGCGTGGCAGTTCCGCTGGGAGGCGCTGCGGCTCGGCTCGACGCACCGCGTCAACGACCTGCCCGGCATGGACGAGCTCGGGCTGAGCTTCGACACGGCCGACCGCGCCCTGCCGGCGCGCGAGGTGATCGCCGACTACTACCGCCGCTACGAGCAGCACTACGACTTCAAGATCGTGCGGCCTGCCGACGTCACGCGCGTCAGGGCGACGTTCGACGGCTTCGAGGTGACGTTCGACGACGAGTACGGCGACCAGACCTTCTCGACCCAGGTGGTCGTCAACGCGACGGGCACGTGGGGGGCGCCGTTCGTGCCGTGGTATCCGGGCATGAACGGGTTCCGCGGTCGTCACGTGCACACGGTCGACTACCGCGACGCCGAGGACTTCCGCGGTCAGGACGTCGTGGTCGTGGGCGGCGGCACGAGCGCGATCGGGTTCCTCATGGAGCTCGAGGGCGTCGCGGGTTCGCTCACGTGGGCCACGCGCCGGCCCATCGAGTTCCTCGAGGAGCAGGAGCTCAACATCGAGGGCGGCACGCGTGCCGTGACGCTCCAGGATGCGGCGGCGCGCGAGGGACGCGCCCTCCCGTCGATCGTCTCGACGACGGGCGTGCCGCGTACGCGCCGCATCCAGTCGGCGATCGAGCGCGGTCTGCTGAACCCGAGGCCCATGTTCGAGCGGTTGGAGGCGGATGGTGTGCGCTGGGCCGACGGAAGCTCCCAGCGGGCCGACGCGATCATCTGGGCGACGGGCTTCCGCCCCGAGCTGCGGCACCTCGCGCCCCTCAAGCTGCGCGAGCAGGCGGGCGGTGTGACGGTCGCCGGGGGCGCCGCCTACCGCAACGCGAACGTGTTCTTCGCGGGGTACGGTCCGACGGCATCCACGATCGGAGCCAACCGCGCGGGCCGCACGATCGCGCGGCAGGTCGTGTCGGCGCTCAGCTCGCTCGGCTACTGAGCGACGCCCGGGCAGGCCCTGCCGCATCGGGCTTCTTGCGCGTCGAAACGCGCGTTTGCTATACGAATTGACAGACATGACGTCCATCTCGGCGTAGAGGGGCGGACATGCGTCCTCCCCTCGGAAGGGAGGAGTACCTCATGACCATCACGGCCCCCGCCGCCCCCGCCGCCCGGGCCACCACATCCGAACCGCTGCGCATCGGCATGATCGCCCCGCCGTGGTTCGAGCTCCCGCCCCGTGGCTACGGCGGAACGGAGGCGGTCGTCGCCGCCCTCGTCGACCAGCTCGTCGCACGGGGCCACCACGTGACCCTCGTCGCGAGCGGACCCGCCCGCACGCGCGCGCAGCGTCACCTCGCGGTCTACGACGAACCGCCGTCGCACCTGCTCGGGCTCAGCCCCGTGCCCGAGGTCGTGCTCGCCGCGGAGGCATCGCGCCTGCTCGAGGAGCACGAGCTCGACATCGTGCACGACAACTCGCTGGCCGGGCCGCTGCTCGCGCGCTCGCGCAGCATCCCGACGGTCGCGACCATGCACGGGCCCGTCACCGGCGACAACGGCGACTACTTCCGCCGCCTCGGCTCCGCCGTCGAGCTCGTCGCGATCTCGCAGGCGCAGCAGCGGCTCGCGCCCGATCTCAACTGGGCGGGCACCGTGCACAACGCGATCGACGTCGCGTCGTTCACCTTCAACGACCGCAAGGACGACGAGCTGCTCTGGATCGGCCGCTTCAGCCCCGACAAGGGGGCTCACCTCGCGATCGACGCGGCCCGCGCGGCCGGCCGCCGCATCGTGCTCGCGGGCAAGCTCAACGAGCGCGCCGAGCACGAGTACTTCGACGAGGCGGTGCGTCCGCGCCTCGGGGCCGACGCCGAGTACCTCGGAGAGGCGGATGCCGCGCTCAAGCGCGAGCTGTTCGCACGCGCCGCGGCGCTCGTCTTCCCGATCCAGTGGGAGGAGCCGTTCGGCATGGTCATGGCCGAGGCGATGGCGAGCGGCACGCCCGTGGTCGCGACCCGTCGGGGCAGCGTGCCCGAGGTGGTCGCGCACGGCGTGACCGGGTGGATCGTCGACGAGGCCGACGAGCTGCCGGATGCCATCGGGCGCGCCCTCGAGCTCGACCCCGCCGCGTGCCGCGAGCGCGCCGAGCGCTGCTTCGACCTGCCGGTCATGGCGGAGGGCTACGAGCGTGTCTACCGCTCGCTCGTGGAGGGCGGCTCGGCCGTCGCCCGCAGCGAGACGGAGCTCGCGGCCTGACGCCCGCGGCCCGCGCGACGCCCTAGCGCAGGGCGTGGAGCACGGCGATCGCCGCCGCCGCGCTCCACGCCTGCGGCCGGCACGCGGCCGGGTAGGGCAGCGGAGCCGGAACCTCGGATGCTGCGTCGCCCGAGTACAGCTCCGGCATCCGGAACTCGAACGCGGCCGCCGCGCGCAGCAGGCCCTCTGCGAGCTCGGCGGCGTGGTCGCGGAGGCCGTCGGCCGCGAGGCCCGCGATCGCGATCGCGGTGTCGTGCGTCCACACCGAGCCGCCGTGATACCCGAGCGGCCAGTAGCCCGCCGCGCTCGTCGCCATCGTGCGCAGGCCGAACCCGCTCGAGAGCTCGGGCGAGACGAGCCGCTCGGCCACGAGCATCCGCTCGCGCTCGTCGAGCAGGCCCGTGCCGAGCAGGTGGCCGATGTTGCTCGTGAGCGAGTCGACGGGTCGCTTGGCGCCGTCGAGCGCGACGGCGGGGTAGGGGCCGTGCTCGTCCTCGACCCAGAAGGATGCGCGGAACCGCTCCGCGAGCCCGGCCGCCCACGCACGCCACGGCTCGCCGTCGCCCCCGAGCTCGTCGAGCAGCTCGGCCCCGCCCACGGCGGCCGCGTAGGCGTAGGCCTGCACCTCGCACAGCGCGAGCGCGCCCTCGGCGAGGCGTCCGTCGCGCCACTGCACGGAGTCGGAGCTGTCCTTCCAGCCCTGGTTCGAGAGACCGTGGCCCGTGGTGTCGAAGTACTCGAGCAGGCCGTCGCGGTCGGGGTCGCCCGAGTCGCGCATCCAGCCGAGCGCCGCCTCGAGCGCGGACCGGAACGGCGCGACCTCCTCGAGCGTCGCCCCCGCCCGTCGCACGTCGAC
The Protaetiibacter sp. SSC-01 genome window above contains:
- a CDS encoding glycosyltransferase family 4 protein; this encodes MTITAPAAPAARATTSEPLRIGMIAPPWFELPPRGYGGTEAVVAALVDQLVARGHHVTLVASGPARTRAQRHLAVYDEPPSHLLGLSPVPEVVLAAEASRLLEEHELDIVHDNSLAGPLLARSRSIPTVATMHGPVTGDNGDYFRRLGSAVELVAISQAQQRLAPDLNWAGTVHNAIDVASFTFNDRKDDELLWIGRFSPDKGAHLAIDAARAAGRRIVLAGKLNERAEHEYFDEAVRPRLGADAEYLGEADAALKRELFARAAALVFPIQWEEPFGMVMAEAMASGTPVVATRRGSVPEVVAHGVTGWIVDEADELPDAIGRALELDPAACRERAERCFDLPVMAEGYERVYRSLVEGGSAVARSETELAA
- a CDS encoding FAD-dependent oxidoreductase, encoding MTERPTDTSVVIVGAGQAGLSVAYYLRKLGLDAGNDFVVLDRGPGPGGAWQFRWEALRLGSTHRVNDLPGMDELGLSFDTADRALPAREVIADYYRRYEQHYDFKIVRPADVTRVRATFDGFEVTFDDEYGDQTFSTQVVVNATGTWGAPFVPWYPGMNGFRGRHVHTVDYRDAEDFRGQDVVVVGGGTSAIGFLMELEGVAGSLTWATRRPIEFLEEQELNIEGGTRAVTLQDAAAREGRALPSIVSTTGVPRTRRIQSAIERGLLNPRPMFERLEADGVRWADGSSQRADAIIWATGFRPELRHLAPLKLREQAGGVTVAGGAAYRNANVFFAGYGPTASTIGANRAGRTIARQVVSALSSLGY
- a CDS encoding DUF3073 domain-containing protein; this encodes MGRGRQKAKHTKVARELKYFSPDTNYDSLQRELAGNPRLEEDLEKWPEYAYGDDEDDDLDEDDIKTA
- a CDS encoding PGPGW domain-containing protein gives rise to the protein MSMTPEPDDLEGAPASPAAAAGRMVGSALASGKRAAGKAARGAREGIRRNPRADKAYRTAVGVTGGATVALGVVLMPLPGPGALVALGGLAMLGTEFEGAKRVNAKATAAAKAAAAKVAEARKKKAARRAADG